A DNA window from Zingiber officinale cultivar Zhangliang chromosome 3A, Zo_v1.1, whole genome shotgun sequence contains the following coding sequences:
- the LOC122052630 gene encoding transcription factor MYB30-like, whose amino-acid sequence MVRAPCCSNMGLKKGPWTPEEDRLLISYVEKHGHENWRALPKQAGLLRCGKSCRLRWTNYLRPGIKRGNYTMEEEETIINLHETLGNRWSEIASKLPGRTDNEIKNVWHTHLKKRIKPTQTVQDSPRKCQIDTPKFGSKAKAIDRKATRKPKLDCPSHGPPSPSQSLSETLTTPCTNSSNKMCETSNEDIKEEAIVTPYELSDIDDNIWSDAFFADYGTSWDDSLASFCSFSGNEDGIDFWMQVFMEAGDLS is encoded by the exons ATGGTGAGAGCTCCTTGTTGCTCAAACATGGGCTTGAAGAAGGGGCCGTGGACGCCGGAGGAAGACCGGCTGCTGATTTCTTACGTAGAGAAGCATGGCCATGAGAACTGGAGAGCTCTGCCTAAACAAGCTG GGCTGTTGAGGTGTGGGAAGAGTTGCCGGCTTAGGTGGACGAATTATCTCCGACCGGGCATTAAGAGAGGCAACTATACCATGGAGGAAGAAGAGACCATAATAAACTTGCATGAGACTCTCGGCAATAG GTGGTCAGAAATAGCATCTAAGCTACCCGGTcgaaccgacaacgagatcaagAATGTATGGCACACTCACTTGAAGAAGCGAATCAAACCGACCCAAACAGTGCAGGATTCTCCGCGAAAGTGCCAAATTGACACACCCAAGTTTGGCTCAAAGGCTAAGGCCATCGACCGCAAAGCAACGAGGAAGCCAAAGTTGGATTGCCCGAGCCACGGCCCTCCGTCCCCGAGTCAGTCCTTGAGTGAGACCTTGACCACCCCTTGCACCAATTCCTCTAACAAGATGTGTGAAACTAGCAATGAAGATATCAAAGAAGAAGCTATCGTTACTCCGTATGAGCTTTCCGATATCGATGATAATATATGGTCAGATGCATTCTTCGCCGACTATGGCACCTCTTGGGATGATTCCTTGGCATCATTTTGTTCATTCAGTGGCAACGAAGATGGAATAGATTTTTGGATGCAAGTGTTCATGGAGGCAGGGGACTTGAGCTAA
- the LOC122052632 gene encoding clathrin interactor EPSIN 2-like isoform X2 → MKKAFDQTVRDLKREVNKKVLKVPRIEQKILDATSNEPWGPHGSLLADIAQATRNSHECQMIMNAIWKRINDTGKNWRHVYKALTVLDYLVAHGSERVIDDIKEHTYQISTLSDFQYIDSSGRDQGNNVRRKSQALVALVNDKERIQEARQKAAANRDKFRSTFSSRPGSYPSPGHYGDRYDDERYESRYGSRDDDQYGNGKEREWGYRDEDKSGRASDPYGREGDRYGRYSDERYGKDDYRDDENRGVQGNDDYQYGSKNTSLGRGRSFDDDDRSISGGGRIDDLPRDDRQLDSSLPEQSIGAPPSYEDAMKDAHSHLQEDRNSREVKAAVPSSSSLSAPASSFPRETVNQDSSFAPAASSSVKSANHGVGNAPSGVSAQTNNIVSNGFDEFDPRGSVSAASPAATSLETNFFGSAPVSDPIYSLALVPVSMTDTGLETDLSENSGFAANSSASAGLNQSGGDPFGDAPFKATQESIASQQHSFAPGPSFNSSISIGGAETLAPTASKLETTTNFDFDGSNPVSNGQQISFASSATLTAQVPTTHPSNDVQSLFGSQIGAATFIPMQESQPVALSNVQGSLFQPSASPGPFASWAMPTTTQSIHSATPVNIQTNQLNLLPQAGLQAPINIEVKAVNSSPSKDKFETKSTVWADTLSRGLVNLNISGSKINPHADIGVDFDSINRKDKWKEEKKLSTAPTSITTMGKAMGSGSGIGRTGASALSAPLNSGIGMGMGGGAMGRGMGMGGYSRPMGMMMGTNMGMNQGMPSHPAMGAPGVGYNPMMNMGNYGSQQPDGRGYR, encoded by the exons ATgaagaaagcttttgatcaaaCTGTTCGCGATCT GAAAAGGGAGGTAAACAAGAAAGTCTTGAAGGTTCCTAGAATAGAGCAGAAG ATTCTTGATGCGACCAGCAATGAACCCTGGGGACCCCATGGATCACTTCTGGCAGATATTGCACAAGCAACCAGGAACTC TCATGAATGCCAGATGATAATGAATGCAATATGGAAGAGGATCAATGATACTGGAAAAAACTGGCGTCATGTCTACAAG GCGCTGACTGTTCTTGACTACCTAGTTGCACATGGATCTGAGCGAGTGATTGATGATATAAAGGAGCATACATACCAGATATCG ACTTTATCTGATTTCCAATATATTGATTCAAGTGGAAGAGACCAGGGAAACAATGTCAGAAGAAAATCTCAAGCTCTTGTAGCTCTAGTGAATGATAAAGAAAGGATAcaggaagctaggcagaaagctGCTGCTAACCGGGACAA gtTTCGAAGTACATTTTCTAGTAGGCCTGGTTCATATCCAAGTCCTGGACATTATGGTGACCGTTATGATGATGAACGTTATGAAAGTCGCTATGGAAGTAGAGATGATGATCAGTATGGTAATGGAAAAGAAAGAGAATGGGGATATAGAGACGAAGACAAAAGTGGAAGAGCTAGTGACCCATATGGTCGAGAGGGAGATCGTTATGGCAGGTATTCTGATGAACGTTATGGTAAAGATGATTATAGGGATGATGAGAATAGAGGAGTGCAGGGAAATGATGATTATCAGTATGGTTCAAAAAATACCAGCTTAGGTAGAGGCCGCTCCTTTGATGATGATGATCGCTCAATTAG TGGCGGTGGCAGAATTGATGATCTTCCTCGGGATGATAG GCAGCTGGACTCCAGTCTTCCGGAGCAGAGTATTGGTGCACCACCAAGCTATGAAGATGCGATGAAAGATGCACATAGCCATTTGCAAGAAGATAG AAATTCAAGGGAAGTTAAAGCAGCTGTACCATCATCAAGTTCTCTCTCTGCACCTGCATCAAGCTTTCCTCGGGAAACTGTTAACCAGGATTCATCTTTTGCACCAGCAGCAAGCTCTTCAGTAAAAAGTGCAAACCATGGTGTAGGTAATGCTCCATCTGGTGTGTCCGCACAAACCAACAACATAGTGAGCAATGGTTTTGATGAGTTTGATCCACGTGGCTCTGTATCAG CTGCTTCACCTGCTGCTACTAGTCTTGAGACAAACTTTTTTGGATCAGCTCCAGTATCAGATCCGATTTATTCACTTGCTTTGGTGCCAGTGTCTATGACAGACACTGGACTCGAGACAGATCTTTCTGAAAATTCAGGTTTTGCTGCCAACTCATCAGCATCTGCTGGACTTAATCAG TCTGGTGGAGATCCTTTTGGTGATGCACCCTTCAAAGCTACTCAAGAAAGTATCGCTAGCCAGCAACATAGTTTTGCACCAGGCCCATCTTTTAATTCTTCAATTTCAATAGGAGGTGCTGAAACTCTCGCACCTACAGCATCCAAGTTAGAGACAACAACCAACTTTGATTTTGATGGTTCCAATCCTGTATCGAATGGTCAACAAATCTCTTTTGCAAGTTCTGCAACTTTGACTGCCCAAGTGCCCACAACTCATCCAAGTAATGATGTACAAAGTTTGTTTGGCTCGCAAATAGGAGCAGCGACCTTTATTCCTATGCAGGAGTCTCAACCTGTTGCTCTGAGTAATGTACAGGGCAGCCTCTTTCAACCGTCTGCTTCTCCAGGCCCTTTTGCATCATGGGCAATGCCAACTACTACACAGAGTATTCACTCTGCCACTCCTGTAAATATACAGACCAACCAGTTGAACCTTCTTCCACAGGCTGGCTTGCAGGCCCCGATCAATATAGAAGTCAAGGCTGTAAATTCTTCTCCATCGAAggacaaattcgaaacaaaatcAACAGTCTGGGCTGACACATTAAGTAGAGGATTAGTCAATCTGAATATATCTGGAT ccaaaatcaatcctcatgCAGATATTGGTGTAGACTTTGATTCTATAAACCGTAAAGACAAatggaaagaagagaagaagctttCTACTGCTCCAACGTCTATTACCACCATGGGCAAAGCCATGGGATCTGGTTCTGGCATCGGACGTACCGGTGCAAGTGCTCTCTCAGCCCCTTTGAATTCTGGCATCGGCATGGGCATGGGCGGTGGTGCTATGGGAAGGGGGATGGGGATGGGAGGCTACAGTCGACCCATGGGGATGATGATGGGCACGAACATGGGAATGAACCAGGGAATGCCTTCACATCCTGCCATGGGAGCTCCTGGTGTGGGATACAACCCCATGATGAACATGGGAAATTATGGTTCTCAGCAACCAGATGGAAGAGGATACAGGTAA
- the LOC122052632 gene encoding clathrin interactor EPSIN 2-like isoform X1 codes for MKKAFDQTVRDLKREVNKKVLKVPRIEQKILDATSNEPWGPHGSLLADIAQATRNSHECQMIMNAIWKRINDTGKNWRHVYKALTVLDYLVAHGSERVIDDIKEHTYQISTLSDFQYIDSSGRDQGNNVRRKSQALVALVNDKERIQEARQKAAANRDKFRSTFSSRPGSYPSPGHYGDRYDDERYESRYGSRDDDQYGNGKEREWGYRDEDKSGRASDPYGREGDRYGRYSDERYGKDDYRDDENRGVQGNDDYQYGSKNTSLGRGRSFDDDDRSIRSGGGRIDDLPRDDRQLDSSLPEQSIGAPPSYEDAMKDAHSHLQEDRNSREVKAAVPSSSSLSAPASSFPRETVNQDSSFAPAASSSVKSANHGVGNAPSGVSAQTNNIVSNGFDEFDPRGSVSAASPAATSLETNFFGSAPVSDPIYSLALVPVSMTDTGLETDLSENSGFAANSSASAGLNQSGGDPFGDAPFKATQESIASQQHSFAPGPSFNSSISIGGAETLAPTASKLETTTNFDFDGSNPVSNGQQISFASSATLTAQVPTTHPSNDVQSLFGSQIGAATFIPMQESQPVALSNVQGSLFQPSASPGPFASWAMPTTTQSIHSATPVNIQTNQLNLLPQAGLQAPINIEVKAVNSSPSKDKFETKSTVWADTLSRGLVNLNISGSKINPHADIGVDFDSINRKDKWKEEKKLSTAPTSITTMGKAMGSGSGIGRTGASALSAPLNSGIGMGMGGGAMGRGMGMGGYSRPMGMMMGTNMGMNQGMPSHPAMGAPGVGYNPMMNMGNYGSQQPDGRGYR; via the exons ATgaagaaagcttttgatcaaaCTGTTCGCGATCT GAAAAGGGAGGTAAACAAGAAAGTCTTGAAGGTTCCTAGAATAGAGCAGAAG ATTCTTGATGCGACCAGCAATGAACCCTGGGGACCCCATGGATCACTTCTGGCAGATATTGCACAAGCAACCAGGAACTC TCATGAATGCCAGATGATAATGAATGCAATATGGAAGAGGATCAATGATACTGGAAAAAACTGGCGTCATGTCTACAAG GCGCTGACTGTTCTTGACTACCTAGTTGCACATGGATCTGAGCGAGTGATTGATGATATAAAGGAGCATACATACCAGATATCG ACTTTATCTGATTTCCAATATATTGATTCAAGTGGAAGAGACCAGGGAAACAATGTCAGAAGAAAATCTCAAGCTCTTGTAGCTCTAGTGAATGATAAAGAAAGGATAcaggaagctaggcagaaagctGCTGCTAACCGGGACAA gtTTCGAAGTACATTTTCTAGTAGGCCTGGTTCATATCCAAGTCCTGGACATTATGGTGACCGTTATGATGATGAACGTTATGAAAGTCGCTATGGAAGTAGAGATGATGATCAGTATGGTAATGGAAAAGAAAGAGAATGGGGATATAGAGACGAAGACAAAAGTGGAAGAGCTAGTGACCCATATGGTCGAGAGGGAGATCGTTATGGCAGGTATTCTGATGAACGTTATGGTAAAGATGATTATAGGGATGATGAGAATAGAGGAGTGCAGGGAAATGATGATTATCAGTATGGTTCAAAAAATACCAGCTTAGGTAGAGGCCGCTCCTTTGATGATGATGATCGCTCAATTAG AAGTGGCGGTGGCAGAATTGATGATCTTCCTCGGGATGATAG GCAGCTGGACTCCAGTCTTCCGGAGCAGAGTATTGGTGCACCACCAAGCTATGAAGATGCGATGAAAGATGCACATAGCCATTTGCAAGAAGATAG AAATTCAAGGGAAGTTAAAGCAGCTGTACCATCATCAAGTTCTCTCTCTGCACCTGCATCAAGCTTTCCTCGGGAAACTGTTAACCAGGATTCATCTTTTGCACCAGCAGCAAGCTCTTCAGTAAAAAGTGCAAACCATGGTGTAGGTAATGCTCCATCTGGTGTGTCCGCACAAACCAACAACATAGTGAGCAATGGTTTTGATGAGTTTGATCCACGTGGCTCTGTATCAG CTGCTTCACCTGCTGCTACTAGTCTTGAGACAAACTTTTTTGGATCAGCTCCAGTATCAGATCCGATTTATTCACTTGCTTTGGTGCCAGTGTCTATGACAGACACTGGACTCGAGACAGATCTTTCTGAAAATTCAGGTTTTGCTGCCAACTCATCAGCATCTGCTGGACTTAATCAG TCTGGTGGAGATCCTTTTGGTGATGCACCCTTCAAAGCTACTCAAGAAAGTATCGCTAGCCAGCAACATAGTTTTGCACCAGGCCCATCTTTTAATTCTTCAATTTCAATAGGAGGTGCTGAAACTCTCGCACCTACAGCATCCAAGTTAGAGACAACAACCAACTTTGATTTTGATGGTTCCAATCCTGTATCGAATGGTCAACAAATCTCTTTTGCAAGTTCTGCAACTTTGACTGCCCAAGTGCCCACAACTCATCCAAGTAATGATGTACAAAGTTTGTTTGGCTCGCAAATAGGAGCAGCGACCTTTATTCCTATGCAGGAGTCTCAACCTGTTGCTCTGAGTAATGTACAGGGCAGCCTCTTTCAACCGTCTGCTTCTCCAGGCCCTTTTGCATCATGGGCAATGCCAACTACTACACAGAGTATTCACTCTGCCACTCCTGTAAATATACAGACCAACCAGTTGAACCTTCTTCCACAGGCTGGCTTGCAGGCCCCGATCAATATAGAAGTCAAGGCTGTAAATTCTTCTCCATCGAAggacaaattcgaaacaaaatcAACAGTCTGGGCTGACACATTAAGTAGAGGATTAGTCAATCTGAATATATCTGGAT ccaaaatcaatcctcatgCAGATATTGGTGTAGACTTTGATTCTATAAACCGTAAAGACAAatggaaagaagagaagaagctttCTACTGCTCCAACGTCTATTACCACCATGGGCAAAGCCATGGGATCTGGTTCTGGCATCGGACGTACCGGTGCAAGTGCTCTCTCAGCCCCTTTGAATTCTGGCATCGGCATGGGCATGGGCGGTGGTGCTATGGGAAGGGGGATGGGGATGGGAGGCTACAGTCGACCCATGGGGATGATGATGGGCACGAACATGGGAATGAACCAGGGAATGCCTTCACATCCTGCCATGGGAGCTCCTGGTGTGGGATACAACCCCATGATGAACATGGGAAATTATGGTTCTCAGCAACCAGATGGAAGAGGATACAGGTAA
- the LOC122052632 gene encoding clathrin interactor EPSIN 2-like isoform X3: MKKAFDQTVRDLKREVNKKVLKVPRIEQKILDATSNEPWGPHGSLLADIAQATRNSHECQMIMNAIWKRINDTGKNWRHVYKALTVLDYLVAHGSERVIDDIKEHTYQISTLSDFQYIDSSGRDQGNNVRRKSQALVALVNDKERIQEARQKAAANRDKFRSTFSSRPGSYPSPGHYGDRYDDERYESRYGSRDDDQYGNGKEREWGYRDEDKSGRASDPYGREGDRYGRYSDERYGKDDYRDDENRGVQGNDDYQYGSKNTSLGRGRSFDDDDRSIRSGGGRIDDLPRDDRQLDSSLPEQSIGAPPSYEDAMKDAHSHLQEDRNSREVKAAVPSSSSLSAPASSFPRETVNQDSSFAPAASSSVKSANHGVGNAPSGVSAQTNNIVSNGFDEFDPRGSVSAPVSDPIYSLALVPVSMTDTGLETDLSENSGFAANSSASAGLNQSGGDPFGDAPFKATQESIASQQHSFAPGPSFNSSISIGGAETLAPTASKLETTTNFDFDGSNPVSNGQQISFASSATLTAQVPTTHPSNDVQSLFGSQIGAATFIPMQESQPVALSNVQGSLFQPSASPGPFASWAMPTTTQSIHSATPVNIQTNQLNLLPQAGLQAPINIEVKAVNSSPSKDKFETKSTVWADTLSRGLVNLNISGSKINPHADIGVDFDSINRKDKWKEEKKLSTAPTSITTMGKAMGSGSGIGRTGASALSAPLNSGIGMGMGGGAMGRGMGMGGYSRPMGMMMGTNMGMNQGMPSHPAMGAPGVGYNPMMNMGNYGSQQPDGRGYR; encoded by the exons ATgaagaaagcttttgatcaaaCTGTTCGCGATCT GAAAAGGGAGGTAAACAAGAAAGTCTTGAAGGTTCCTAGAATAGAGCAGAAG ATTCTTGATGCGACCAGCAATGAACCCTGGGGACCCCATGGATCACTTCTGGCAGATATTGCACAAGCAACCAGGAACTC TCATGAATGCCAGATGATAATGAATGCAATATGGAAGAGGATCAATGATACTGGAAAAAACTGGCGTCATGTCTACAAG GCGCTGACTGTTCTTGACTACCTAGTTGCACATGGATCTGAGCGAGTGATTGATGATATAAAGGAGCATACATACCAGATATCG ACTTTATCTGATTTCCAATATATTGATTCAAGTGGAAGAGACCAGGGAAACAATGTCAGAAGAAAATCTCAAGCTCTTGTAGCTCTAGTGAATGATAAAGAAAGGATAcaggaagctaggcagaaagctGCTGCTAACCGGGACAA gtTTCGAAGTACATTTTCTAGTAGGCCTGGTTCATATCCAAGTCCTGGACATTATGGTGACCGTTATGATGATGAACGTTATGAAAGTCGCTATGGAAGTAGAGATGATGATCAGTATGGTAATGGAAAAGAAAGAGAATGGGGATATAGAGACGAAGACAAAAGTGGAAGAGCTAGTGACCCATATGGTCGAGAGGGAGATCGTTATGGCAGGTATTCTGATGAACGTTATGGTAAAGATGATTATAGGGATGATGAGAATAGAGGAGTGCAGGGAAATGATGATTATCAGTATGGTTCAAAAAATACCAGCTTAGGTAGAGGCCGCTCCTTTGATGATGATGATCGCTCAATTAG AAGTGGCGGTGGCAGAATTGATGATCTTCCTCGGGATGATAG GCAGCTGGACTCCAGTCTTCCGGAGCAGAGTATTGGTGCACCACCAAGCTATGAAGATGCGATGAAAGATGCACATAGCCATTTGCAAGAAGATAG AAATTCAAGGGAAGTTAAAGCAGCTGTACCATCATCAAGTTCTCTCTCTGCACCTGCATCAAGCTTTCCTCGGGAAACTGTTAACCAGGATTCATCTTTTGCACCAGCAGCAAGCTCTTCAGTAAAAAGTGCAAACCATGGTGTAGGTAATGCTCCATCTGGTGTGTCCGCACAAACCAACAACATAGTGAGCAATGGTTTTGATGAGTTTGATCCACGTGGCTCTGTATCAG CTCCAGTATCAGATCCGATTTATTCACTTGCTTTGGTGCCAGTGTCTATGACAGACACTGGACTCGAGACAGATCTTTCTGAAAATTCAGGTTTTGCTGCCAACTCATCAGCATCTGCTGGACTTAATCAG TCTGGTGGAGATCCTTTTGGTGATGCACCCTTCAAAGCTACTCAAGAAAGTATCGCTAGCCAGCAACATAGTTTTGCACCAGGCCCATCTTTTAATTCTTCAATTTCAATAGGAGGTGCTGAAACTCTCGCACCTACAGCATCCAAGTTAGAGACAACAACCAACTTTGATTTTGATGGTTCCAATCCTGTATCGAATGGTCAACAAATCTCTTTTGCAAGTTCTGCAACTTTGACTGCCCAAGTGCCCACAACTCATCCAAGTAATGATGTACAAAGTTTGTTTGGCTCGCAAATAGGAGCAGCGACCTTTATTCCTATGCAGGAGTCTCAACCTGTTGCTCTGAGTAATGTACAGGGCAGCCTCTTTCAACCGTCTGCTTCTCCAGGCCCTTTTGCATCATGGGCAATGCCAACTACTACACAGAGTATTCACTCTGCCACTCCTGTAAATATACAGACCAACCAGTTGAACCTTCTTCCACAGGCTGGCTTGCAGGCCCCGATCAATATAGAAGTCAAGGCTGTAAATTCTTCTCCATCGAAggacaaattcgaaacaaaatcAACAGTCTGGGCTGACACATTAAGTAGAGGATTAGTCAATCTGAATATATCTGGAT ccaaaatcaatcctcatgCAGATATTGGTGTAGACTTTGATTCTATAAACCGTAAAGACAAatggaaagaagagaagaagctttCTACTGCTCCAACGTCTATTACCACCATGGGCAAAGCCATGGGATCTGGTTCTGGCATCGGACGTACCGGTGCAAGTGCTCTCTCAGCCCCTTTGAATTCTGGCATCGGCATGGGCATGGGCGGTGGTGCTATGGGAAGGGGGATGGGGATGGGAGGCTACAGTCGACCCATGGGGATGATGATGGGCACGAACATGGGAATGAACCAGGGAATGCCTTCACATCCTGCCATGGGAGCTCCTGGTGTGGGATACAACCCCATGATGAACATGGGAAATTATGGTTCTCAGCAACCAGATGGAAGAGGATACAGGTAA
- the LOC122052632 gene encoding clathrin interactor EPSIN 2-like isoform X4, with translation MIMNAIWKRINDTGKNWRHVYKALTVLDYLVAHGSERVIDDIKEHTYQISTLSDFQYIDSSGRDQGNNVRRKSQALVALVNDKERIQEARQKAAANRDKFRSTFSSRPGSYPSPGHYGDRYDDERYESRYGSRDDDQYGNGKEREWGYRDEDKSGRASDPYGREGDRYGRYSDERYGKDDYRDDENRGVQGNDDYQYGSKNTSLGRGRSFDDDDRSIRSGGGRIDDLPRDDRQLDSSLPEQSIGAPPSYEDAMKDAHSHLQEDRNSREVKAAVPSSSSLSAPASSFPRETVNQDSSFAPAASSSVKSANHGVGNAPSGVSAQTNNIVSNGFDEFDPRGSVSAASPAATSLETNFFGSAPVSDPIYSLALVPVSMTDTGLETDLSENSGFAANSSASAGLNQSGGDPFGDAPFKATQESIASQQHSFAPGPSFNSSISIGGAETLAPTASKLETTTNFDFDGSNPVSNGQQISFASSATLTAQVPTTHPSNDVQSLFGSQIGAATFIPMQESQPVALSNVQGSLFQPSASPGPFASWAMPTTTQSIHSATPVNIQTNQLNLLPQAGLQAPINIEVKAVNSSPSKDKFETKSTVWADTLSRGLVNLNISGSKINPHADIGVDFDSINRKDKWKEEKKLSTAPTSITTMGKAMGSGSGIGRTGASALSAPLNSGIGMGMGGGAMGRGMGMGGYSRPMGMMMGTNMGMNQGMPSHPAMGAPGVGYNPMMNMGNYGSQQPDGRGYR, from the exons ATGATAATGAATGCAATATGGAAGAGGATCAATGATACTGGAAAAAACTGGCGTCATGTCTACAAG GCGCTGACTGTTCTTGACTACCTAGTTGCACATGGATCTGAGCGAGTGATTGATGATATAAAGGAGCATACATACCAGATATCG ACTTTATCTGATTTCCAATATATTGATTCAAGTGGAAGAGACCAGGGAAACAATGTCAGAAGAAAATCTCAAGCTCTTGTAGCTCTAGTGAATGATAAAGAAAGGATAcaggaagctaggcagaaagctGCTGCTAACCGGGACAA gtTTCGAAGTACATTTTCTAGTAGGCCTGGTTCATATCCAAGTCCTGGACATTATGGTGACCGTTATGATGATGAACGTTATGAAAGTCGCTATGGAAGTAGAGATGATGATCAGTATGGTAATGGAAAAGAAAGAGAATGGGGATATAGAGACGAAGACAAAAGTGGAAGAGCTAGTGACCCATATGGTCGAGAGGGAGATCGTTATGGCAGGTATTCTGATGAACGTTATGGTAAAGATGATTATAGGGATGATGAGAATAGAGGAGTGCAGGGAAATGATGATTATCAGTATGGTTCAAAAAATACCAGCTTAGGTAGAGGCCGCTCCTTTGATGATGATGATCGCTCAATTAG AAGTGGCGGTGGCAGAATTGATGATCTTCCTCGGGATGATAG GCAGCTGGACTCCAGTCTTCCGGAGCAGAGTATTGGTGCACCACCAAGCTATGAAGATGCGATGAAAGATGCACATAGCCATTTGCAAGAAGATAG AAATTCAAGGGAAGTTAAAGCAGCTGTACCATCATCAAGTTCTCTCTCTGCACCTGCATCAAGCTTTCCTCGGGAAACTGTTAACCAGGATTCATCTTTTGCACCAGCAGCAAGCTCTTCAGTAAAAAGTGCAAACCATGGTGTAGGTAATGCTCCATCTGGTGTGTCCGCACAAACCAACAACATAGTGAGCAATGGTTTTGATGAGTTTGATCCACGTGGCTCTGTATCAG CTGCTTCACCTGCTGCTACTAGTCTTGAGACAAACTTTTTTGGATCAGCTCCAGTATCAGATCCGATTTATTCACTTGCTTTGGTGCCAGTGTCTATGACAGACACTGGACTCGAGACAGATCTTTCTGAAAATTCAGGTTTTGCTGCCAACTCATCAGCATCTGCTGGACTTAATCAG TCTGGTGGAGATCCTTTTGGTGATGCACCCTTCAAAGCTACTCAAGAAAGTATCGCTAGCCAGCAACATAGTTTTGCACCAGGCCCATCTTTTAATTCTTCAATTTCAATAGGAGGTGCTGAAACTCTCGCACCTACAGCATCCAAGTTAGAGACAACAACCAACTTTGATTTTGATGGTTCCAATCCTGTATCGAATGGTCAACAAATCTCTTTTGCAAGTTCTGCAACTTTGACTGCCCAAGTGCCCACAACTCATCCAAGTAATGATGTACAAAGTTTGTTTGGCTCGCAAATAGGAGCAGCGACCTTTATTCCTATGCAGGAGTCTCAACCTGTTGCTCTGAGTAATGTACAGGGCAGCCTCTTTCAACCGTCTGCTTCTCCAGGCCCTTTTGCATCATGGGCAATGCCAACTACTACACAGAGTATTCACTCTGCCACTCCTGTAAATATACAGACCAACCAGTTGAACCTTCTTCCACAGGCTGGCTTGCAGGCCCCGATCAATATAGAAGTCAAGGCTGTAAATTCTTCTCCATCGAAggacaaattcgaaacaaaatcAACAGTCTGGGCTGACACATTAAGTAGAGGATTAGTCAATCTGAATATATCTGGAT ccaaaatcaatcctcatgCAGATATTGGTGTAGACTTTGATTCTATAAACCGTAAAGACAAatggaaagaagagaagaagctttCTACTGCTCCAACGTCTATTACCACCATGGGCAAAGCCATGGGATCTGGTTCTGGCATCGGACGTACCGGTGCAAGTGCTCTCTCAGCCCCTTTGAATTCTGGCATCGGCATGGGCATGGGCGGTGGTGCTATGGGAAGGGGGATGGGGATGGGAGGCTACAGTCGACCCATGGGGATGATGATGGGCACGAACATGGGAATGAACCAGGGAATGCCTTCACATCCTGCCATGGGAGCTCCTGGTGTGGGATACAACCCCATGATGAACATGGGAAATTATGGTTCTCAGCAACCAGATGGAAGAGGATACAGGTAA